A stretch of Henckelia pumila isolate YLH828 chromosome 4, ASM3356847v2, whole genome shotgun sequence DNA encodes these proteins:
- the LOC140864983 gene encoding purine permease 21-like isoform X5: MEEAQENQLNIQIQETKQTSLEFHGDGNINSNKTSSKLKQRKRWFHLAIFSILVLCGQLTATLLGRLYYEKGGKSKYMAALVQCAGFPILLPLLCVTSRKNPMTDTNLSMKLSLAALYIIFGTFLALICLLYAVGLKNLPASTFSLICASQSFYRRKVCVGVYLHPQRCCWICVTAITSPEGLWKVGLFVSGEWKTLKAEMHEFQLGKKSYVMILVWTALAWQVFSIGLVALILKVSSLFANVVSTVNVPAIPILAVVVFQEKMTGIKVVAMILAIWGSISYVYQQYLDDAKSKEENKIPHQENETFTA; encoded by the exons ATGGAGGAAGCTCAAGAAAATCAGCTGAACATCCAAA TTCAAGAAACTAAACAAACAAGTCTAGAGTTCCATGGAGATGGAAATATCAACTCTAACAAGACGTCCTCCAAGCTTAAACAACGCAAGAGGTGGTTCCATCTGGCCATTTTTTCAATTCTTGTGCTCTGTGGGCAATTAACAGCAACACTTCTCGGAAGACTGTACTATGAAAAAGGTGGCAAAAGCAAGTACATGGCAGCGCTTGTTCAGTGTGCTGGATTTCCTATCCTCCTTCCTTTACTCTGTGTTACATCAAGGAAAAATCCCATGACAGATACAAACTTGTCCATGAAATTATCCTTGGCAGCTCTTTACATTATTTTCGGAACTTTTCTTGCACTAATTTGCTTGTTATATGCAGTTGGGCTTAAAAACCTACCTGCCTCCACATTTTCCCTGATCTGTGCAAGCCA GTCCTTCTACAGAAGGAAAGTATGTGTTGGGGTTTATCTGCACCCTCAGCGGTGCTGCTGGATATGCGTTACAGCTATCACTAGCCCAGAGGGCTTATGGAAAG TAGGCCTTTTTGTTAGTGGAGAATGGAAGACATTGAAGGCAGAGATGCATGAGTTTCAACTAGGCAAGAAATCCTATGTGATGATTTTGGTATGGACAGCATTAGCTTGGCAGGTTTTTTCAATTGGTTTGGTGGCTCTAATTCTGAAGGTCTCATCTCTGTTTGCTAATGTTGTCAGTACTGTGAATGTGCCGGCTATTCCAATATTAGCGGTCGTGGTTTTCCAAGAGAAGATGACAGGGATTAAAGTCGTGGCCATGATCTTGGCTATCTGGGGTTCTATATCATACGTATATCAACAATATCTCGATGATGCTAAGTCCaaggaagaaaataaaataccccACCAAGAGAATGAGACCTTCACAGCTTAA
- the LOC140864983 gene encoding purine permease 21-like isoform X7 translates to MEEAQENQLNIQIQETKQTSLEFHGDGNINSNKTSSKLKQRKRWFHLAIFSILVLCGQLTATLLGRLYYEKGGKSKYMAALVQCAGFPILLPLLCVTSRKNPMTDTNLSMKLSLAALYIIFGTFLALICLLYAVGLKNLPASTFSLICASQLGINAFSSYFLNSQKLTPYILNSILLLTTSSILLVLQSDSTGPSTEGKYVLGFICTLSGAAGYALQLSLAQRAYGKVLKRQTIKEILNVIFYESLVTTCTLLVGLFVSGEWKTLKAEMHEFQLGKKSYVMILYCECAGYSNISGRGFPREDDRD, encoded by the exons ATGGAGGAAGCTCAAGAAAATCAGCTGAACATCCAAA TTCAAGAAACTAAACAAACAAGTCTAGAGTTCCATGGAGATGGAAATATCAACTCTAACAAGACGTCCTCCAAGCTTAAACAACGCAAGAGGTGGTTCCATCTGGCCATTTTTTCAATTCTTGTGCTCTGTGGGCAATTAACAGCAACACTTCTCGGAAGACTGTACTATGAAAAAGGTGGCAAAAGCAAGTACATGGCAGCGCTTGTTCAGTGTGCTGGATTTCCTATCCTCCTTCCTTTACTCTGTGTTACATCAAGGAAAAATCCCATGACAGATACAAACTTGTCCATGAAATTATCCTTGGCAGCTCTTTACATTATTTTCGGAACTTTTCTTGCACTAATTTGCTTGTTATATGCAGTTGGGCTTAAAAACCTACCTGCCTCCACATTTTCCCTGATCTGTGCAAGCCAGTTGGGTATCAACGCTTTTTCTTCCTACTTCCTCAATTCTCAGAAACTCACTCCCTACATATTGAATTCAATTTTACTTCTCACAACGTCTTCCATACTTCTTGTGCTACAATCTGACTCTACAGGTCCTTCTACAGAAGGAAAGTATGTGTTGGGGTTTATCTGCACCCTCAGCGGTGCTGCTGGATATGCGTTACAGCTATCACTAGCCCAGAGGGCTTATGGAAAGGTGCTAAAAAGGCAAACCATCAAAGAAATCTTGAATGTTATATTCTACGAATCACTGGTGACAACTTGCACTCTTTTAGTAGGCCTTTTTGTTAGTGGAGAATGGAAGACATTGAAGGCAGAGATGCATGAGTTTCAACTAGGCAAGAAATCCTATGTGATGATTTTG TACTGTGAATGTGCCGGCTATTCCAATATTAGCGGTCGTGGTTTTCCAAGAGAAGATGACAGGGATTAA
- the LOC140864983 gene encoding purine permease 21-like isoform X2: MEEAQENQLNIQIQETKQTSLEFHGDGNINSNKTSSKLKQRKRWFHLAIFSILVLCGQLTATLLGRLYYEKGGKSKYMAALVQCAGFPILLPLLCVTSRKNPMTDTNLSMKLSLAALYIIFGTFLALICLLYAVGLKNLPASTFSLICASQLGPSTEGKYVLGFICTLSGAAGYALQLSLAQRAYGKVLKRQTIKEILNVIFYESLVTTCTLLVGLFVSGEWKTLKAEMHEFQLGKKSYVMILVWTALAWQVFSIGLVALILKVSSLFANVVSTVNVPAIPILAVVVFQEKMTGIKVVAMILAIWGSISYVYQQYLDDAKSKEENKIPHQENETFTA; the protein is encoded by the exons ATGGAGGAAGCTCAAGAAAATCAGCTGAACATCCAAA TTCAAGAAACTAAACAAACAAGTCTAGAGTTCCATGGAGATGGAAATATCAACTCTAACAAGACGTCCTCCAAGCTTAAACAACGCAAGAGGTGGTTCCATCTGGCCATTTTTTCAATTCTTGTGCTCTGTGGGCAATTAACAGCAACACTTCTCGGAAGACTGTACTATGAAAAAGGTGGCAAAAGCAAGTACATGGCAGCGCTTGTTCAGTGTGCTGGATTTCCTATCCTCCTTCCTTTACTCTGTGTTACATCAAGGAAAAATCCCATGACAGATACAAACTTGTCCATGAAATTATCCTTGGCAGCTCTTTACATTATTTTCGGAACTTTTCTTGCACTAATTTGCTTGTTATATGCAGTTGGGCTTAAAAACCTACCTGCCTCCACATTTTCCCTGATCTGTGCAAGCCAGTTGG GTCCTTCTACAGAAGGAAAGTATGTGTTGGGGTTTATCTGCACCCTCAGCGGTGCTGCTGGATATGCGTTACAGCTATCACTAGCCCAGAGGGCTTATGGAAAGGTGCTAAAAAGGCAAACCATCAAAGAAATCTTGAATGTTATATTCTACGAATCACTGGTGACAACTTGCACTCTTTTAGTAGGCCTTTTTGTTAGTGGAGAATGGAAGACATTGAAGGCAGAGATGCATGAGTTTCAACTAGGCAAGAAATCCTATGTGATGATTTTGGTATGGACAGCATTAGCTTGGCAGGTTTTTTCAATTGGTTTGGTGGCTCTAATTCTGAAGGTCTCATCTCTGTTTGCTAATGTTGTCAGTACTGTGAATGTGCCGGCTATTCCAATATTAGCGGTCGTGGTTTTCCAAGAGAAGATGACAGGGATTAAAGTCGTGGCCATGATCTTGGCTATCTGGGGTTCTATATCATACGTATATCAACAATATCTCGATGATGCTAAGTCCaaggaagaaaataaaataccccACCAAGAGAATGAGACCTTCACAGCTTAA
- the LOC140864983 gene encoding purine permease 21-like isoform X1: MEEAQENQLNIQIQETKQTSLEFHGDGNINSNKTSSKLKQRKRWFHLAIFSILVLCGQLTATLLGRLYYEKGGKSKYMAALVQCAGFPILLPLLCVTSRKNPMTDTNLSMKLSLAALYIIFGTFLALICLLYAVGLKNLPASTFSLICASQLGINAFSSYFLNSQKLTPYILNSILLLTTSSILLVLQSDSTGPSTEGKYVLGFICTLSGAAGYALQLSLAQRAYGKVLKRQTIKEILNVIFYESLVTTCTLLVGLFVSGEWKTLKAEMHEFQLGKKSYVMILVWTALAWQVFSIGLVALILKVSSLFANVVSTVNVPAIPILAVVVFQEKMTGIKVVAMILAIWGSISYVYQQYLDDAKSKEENKIPHQENETFTA, from the exons ATGGAGGAAGCTCAAGAAAATCAGCTGAACATCCAAA TTCAAGAAACTAAACAAACAAGTCTAGAGTTCCATGGAGATGGAAATATCAACTCTAACAAGACGTCCTCCAAGCTTAAACAACGCAAGAGGTGGTTCCATCTGGCCATTTTTTCAATTCTTGTGCTCTGTGGGCAATTAACAGCAACACTTCTCGGAAGACTGTACTATGAAAAAGGTGGCAAAAGCAAGTACATGGCAGCGCTTGTTCAGTGTGCTGGATTTCCTATCCTCCTTCCTTTACTCTGTGTTACATCAAGGAAAAATCCCATGACAGATACAAACTTGTCCATGAAATTATCCTTGGCAGCTCTTTACATTATTTTCGGAACTTTTCTTGCACTAATTTGCTTGTTATATGCAGTTGGGCTTAAAAACCTACCTGCCTCCACATTTTCCCTGATCTGTGCAAGCCAGTTGGGTATCAACGCTTTTTCTTCCTACTTCCTCAATTCTCAGAAACTCACTCCCTACATATTGAATTCAATTTTACTTCTCACAACGTCTTCCATACTTCTTGTGCTACAATCTGACTCTACAGGTCCTTCTACAGAAGGAAAGTATGTGTTGGGGTTTATCTGCACCCTCAGCGGTGCTGCTGGATATGCGTTACAGCTATCACTAGCCCAGAGGGCTTATGGAAAGGTGCTAAAAAGGCAAACCATCAAAGAAATCTTGAATGTTATATTCTACGAATCACTGGTGACAACTTGCACTCTTTTAGTAGGCCTTTTTGTTAGTGGAGAATGGAAGACATTGAAGGCAGAGATGCATGAGTTTCAACTAGGCAAGAAATCCTATGTGATGATTTTGGTATGGACAGCATTAGCTTGGCAGGTTTTTTCAATTGGTTTGGTGGCTCTAATTCTGAAGGTCTCATCTCTGTTTGCTAATGTTGTCAGTACTGTGAATGTGCCGGCTATTCCAATATTAGCGGTCGTGGTTTTCCAAGAGAAGATGACAGGGATTAAAGTCGTGGCCATGATCTTGGCTATCTGGGGTTCTATATCATACGTATATCAACAATATCTCGATGATGCTAAGTCCaaggaagaaaataaaataccccACCAAGAGAATGAGACCTTCACAGCTTAA
- the LOC140864983 gene encoding purine permease 21-like isoform X6, with translation MEEAQENQLNIQIQETKQTSLEFHGDGNINSNKTSSKLKQRKRWFHLAIFSILVLCGQLTATLLGRLYYEKGGKSKYMAALVQCAGFPILLPLLCVTSRKNPMTDTNLSMKLSLAALYIIFGTFLALICLLYAVGLKNLPASTFSLICASQSFYRRKVCVGVYLHPQRCCWICVTAITSPEGLWKGLFVSGEWKTLKAEMHEFQLGKKSYVMILVWTALAWQVFSIGLVALILKVSSLFANVVSTVNVPAIPILAVVVFQEKMTGIKVVAMILAIWGSISYVYQQYLDDAKSKEENKIPHQENETFTA, from the exons ATGGAGGAAGCTCAAGAAAATCAGCTGAACATCCAAA TTCAAGAAACTAAACAAACAAGTCTAGAGTTCCATGGAGATGGAAATATCAACTCTAACAAGACGTCCTCCAAGCTTAAACAACGCAAGAGGTGGTTCCATCTGGCCATTTTTTCAATTCTTGTGCTCTGTGGGCAATTAACAGCAACACTTCTCGGAAGACTGTACTATGAAAAAGGTGGCAAAAGCAAGTACATGGCAGCGCTTGTTCAGTGTGCTGGATTTCCTATCCTCCTTCCTTTACTCTGTGTTACATCAAGGAAAAATCCCATGACAGATACAAACTTGTCCATGAAATTATCCTTGGCAGCTCTTTACATTATTTTCGGAACTTTTCTTGCACTAATTTGCTTGTTATATGCAGTTGGGCTTAAAAACCTACCTGCCTCCACATTTTCCCTGATCTGTGCAAGCCA GTCCTTCTACAGAAGGAAAGTATGTGTTGGGGTTTATCTGCACCCTCAGCGGTGCTGCTGGATATGCGTTACAGCTATCACTAGCCCAGAGGGCTTATGGAAAG GCCTTTTTGTTAGTGGAGAATGGAAGACATTGAAGGCAGAGATGCATGAGTTTCAACTAGGCAAGAAATCCTATGTGATGATTTTGGTATGGACAGCATTAGCTTGGCAGGTTTTTTCAATTGGTTTGGTGGCTCTAATTCTGAAGGTCTCATCTCTGTTTGCTAATGTTGTCAGTACTGTGAATGTGCCGGCTATTCCAATATTAGCGGTCGTGGTTTTCCAAGAGAAGATGACAGGGATTAAAGTCGTGGCCATGATCTTGGCTATCTGGGGTTCTATATCATACGTATATCAACAATATCTCGATGATGCTAAGTCCaaggaagaaaataaaataccccACCAAGAGAATGAGACCTTCACAGCTTAA
- the LOC140864983 gene encoding purine permease 21-like isoform X4 translates to MEEAQENQLNIQIQETKQTSLEFHGDGNINSNKTSSKLKQRKRWFHLAIFSILVLCGQLTATLLGRLYYEKVGLKNLPASTFSLICASQLGINAFSSYFLNSQKLTPYILNSILLLTTSSILLVLQSDSTGPSTEGKYVLGFICTLSGAAGYALQLSLAQRAYGKVLKRQTIKEILNVIFYESLVTTCTLLVGLFVSGEWKTLKAEMHEFQLGKKSYVMILVWTALAWQVFSIGLVALILKVSSLFANVVSTVNVPAIPILAVVVFQEKMTGIKVVAMILAIWGSISYVYQQYLDDAKSKEENKIPHQENETFTA, encoded by the exons ATGGAGGAAGCTCAAGAAAATCAGCTGAACATCCAAA TTCAAGAAACTAAACAAACAAGTCTAGAGTTCCATGGAGATGGAAATATCAACTCTAACAAGACGTCCTCCAAGCTTAAACAACGCAAGAGGTGGTTCCATCTGGCCATTTTTTCAATTCTTGTGCTCTGTGGGCAATTAACAGCAACACTTCTCGGAAGACTGTACTATGAAAAAG TTGGGCTTAAAAACCTACCTGCCTCCACATTTTCCCTGATCTGTGCAAGCCAGTTGGGTATCAACGCTTTTTCTTCCTACTTCCTCAATTCTCAGAAACTCACTCCCTACATATTGAATTCAATTTTACTTCTCACAACGTCTTCCATACTTCTTGTGCTACAATCTGACTCTACAGGTCCTTCTACAGAAGGAAAGTATGTGTTGGGGTTTATCTGCACCCTCAGCGGTGCTGCTGGATATGCGTTACAGCTATCACTAGCCCAGAGGGCTTATGGAAAGGTGCTAAAAAGGCAAACCATCAAAGAAATCTTGAATGTTATATTCTACGAATCACTGGTGACAACTTGCACTCTTTTAGTAGGCCTTTTTGTTAGTGGAGAATGGAAGACATTGAAGGCAGAGATGCATGAGTTTCAACTAGGCAAGAAATCCTATGTGATGATTTTGGTATGGACAGCATTAGCTTGGCAGGTTTTTTCAATTGGTTTGGTGGCTCTAATTCTGAAGGTCTCATCTCTGTTTGCTAATGTTGTCAGTACTGTGAATGTGCCGGCTATTCCAATATTAGCGGTCGTGGTTTTCCAAGAGAAGATGACAGGGATTAAAGTCGTGGCCATGATCTTGGCTATCTGGGGTTCTATATCATACGTATATCAACAATATCTCGATGATGCTAAGTCCaaggaagaaaataaaataccccACCAAGAGAATGAGACCTTCACAGCTTAA
- the LOC140864982 gene encoding purine permease 21-like, which translates to MGITAQELQSDINNGSKDGGESSNSARTAETNNQTSRFPFLKQYKWWVQMAIYSFFVLAGQNLGVLLGRVYFTKGGNSKWMGTLVQVVGFPILFPFQWFMKTDKNDSGTATRKPASPLILASVYLCLGIFLAGDAMLYTIGLQYLPVTTYTLICASQLGFNAIFSFFLNKQKFTPYIVNSLVILTISSVLLVFQSDPGDSNKTSKKKYIIGFLCTLGASAGYGLMLSLMQLAFQKVIKKETIDAVVDMSIYQCVVATFVVIIGLFASGEWNTLSREMDGFESGKVSYVMNLFWTAVSWQMFLVGCVGLIFKISSLFSNVISILGLPIAPILAVIFLQDKLTGLKAISMILAIWGFVSYMYHHYLEEMKMKQKKETNDIEEVSLTQRVG; encoded by the exons ATGGGAATTACAGCTCAAGAGCTGCAATCAGACATCAATAATG GTTCAAAAGATGGAGGGGAAAGTTCGAATTCAGCAAGAACTGCGGAGACCAACAACCAAACTTCCAGATTCCCATTTCTTAAACAGTACAAATGGTGGGTTCAAATGGCCATATACTCGTTCTTCGTCTTGGCGGGTCAGAATTTGGGTGTGCTATTGGGCCGGGTCTACTTCACCAAAGGAGGAAACAGCAAGTGGATGGGTACATTGGTACAAGTTGTAGGATTCCCGATCCTCTTCCCTTTCCAGTGGTTCATGAAAACCGACAAAAACGACTCGGGAACTGCAACAAGAAAGCCAGCTTCCCCCTTGATTCTTGCCTCAGTGTACCTCTGCCTTGGCATATTTTTAGCAGGAGATGCCATGTTGTACACGATTGGGCTCCAATATTTGCCTGTCACTACTTACACTTTGATTTGTGCAAGCCAGTTAGGATTCAATGCCATCTTCTCTTTTTTCTTGAACAAACAAAAGTTCACCCCATACATAGTCAACTCATTAGTTATTCTAACCATATCCTCCGTGCTGCTGGTGTTCCAATCGGACCCTGGAGACTCGAATAAAACATCGAAAAAGAAGTACATAATCGGGTTTTTATGCACCCTCGGTGCGTCAGCTGGATACGGGCTAATGCTGTCCCTCATGCAGCTCGCATTCCAGAAGGTGATCAAGAAAGAAACCATTGATGCAGTCGTTGATATGTCAATCTACCAATGCGTGGTCGCGACATTCGTGGTCATAATCGGGCTTTTTGCGAGTGGGGAGTGGAATACACTAAGCAGAGAAATGGACGGATTTGAATCCGGAAAGGTTTCTTATGTGATGAACTTGTTTTGGACAGCCGTTTCTTGGCAGATGTTTCTTGTAGGATGTGTCGGCCTGATTTTTAAGATCTCATCGTTGTTTTCCAATGTCATCAGCATTCTTGGGCTGCCGATAGCCCCTATATTGGCCGTGATTTTTCTGCAGGATAAACTCACTGGATTGAAGGCCATATCGATGATATTGGCAATATGGGGTTTTGTGTCCTATATGTACCACCATTATCTTGAGGAGATGAAGATGAAGCAGAAAAAGGAAACTAATGATATTGAAGAAGTTTCTCTTACTCAAAGAGTTGGATAG
- the LOC140864983 gene encoding purine permease 21-like isoform X3, whose amino-acid sequence MEEAQENQLNIQIQETKQTSLEFHGDGNINSNKTSSKLKQRKRWFHLAIFSILVLCGQLTATLLGRLYYEKGGKSKYMAALVQCAGFPILLPLLCVTSRKNPMTDTNLSMKLSLAALYIIFGTFLALICLLYAVGLKNLPASTFSLICASQLEGKYVLGFICTLSGAAGYALQLSLAQRAYGKVLKRQTIKEILNVIFYESLVTTCTLLVGLFVSGEWKTLKAEMHEFQLGKKSYVMILVWTALAWQVFSIGLVALILKVSSLFANVVSTVNVPAIPILAVVVFQEKMTGIKVVAMILAIWGSISYVYQQYLDDAKSKEENKIPHQENETFTA is encoded by the exons ATGGAGGAAGCTCAAGAAAATCAGCTGAACATCCAAA TTCAAGAAACTAAACAAACAAGTCTAGAGTTCCATGGAGATGGAAATATCAACTCTAACAAGACGTCCTCCAAGCTTAAACAACGCAAGAGGTGGTTCCATCTGGCCATTTTTTCAATTCTTGTGCTCTGTGGGCAATTAACAGCAACACTTCTCGGAAGACTGTACTATGAAAAAGGTGGCAAAAGCAAGTACATGGCAGCGCTTGTTCAGTGTGCTGGATTTCCTATCCTCCTTCCTTTACTCTGTGTTACATCAAGGAAAAATCCCATGACAGATACAAACTTGTCCATGAAATTATCCTTGGCAGCTCTTTACATTATTTTCGGAACTTTTCTTGCACTAATTTGCTTGTTATATGCAGTTGGGCTTAAAAACCTACCTGCCTCCACATTTTCCCTGATCTGTGCAAGCCAGTTGG AAGGAAAGTATGTGTTGGGGTTTATCTGCACCCTCAGCGGTGCTGCTGGATATGCGTTACAGCTATCACTAGCCCAGAGGGCTTATGGAAAGGTGCTAAAAAGGCAAACCATCAAAGAAATCTTGAATGTTATATTCTACGAATCACTGGTGACAACTTGCACTCTTTTAGTAGGCCTTTTTGTTAGTGGAGAATGGAAGACATTGAAGGCAGAGATGCATGAGTTTCAACTAGGCAAGAAATCCTATGTGATGATTTTGGTATGGACAGCATTAGCTTGGCAGGTTTTTTCAATTGGTTTGGTGGCTCTAATTCTGAAGGTCTCATCTCTGTTTGCTAATGTTGTCAGTACTGTGAATGTGCCGGCTATTCCAATATTAGCGGTCGTGGTTTTCCAAGAGAAGATGACAGGGATTAAAGTCGTGGCCATGATCTTGGCTATCTGGGGTTCTATATCATACGTATATCAACAATATCTCGATGATGCTAAGTCCaaggaagaaaataaaataccccACCAAGAGAATGAGACCTTCACAGCTTAA
- the LOC140864984 gene encoding WRKY transcription factor 28-like — protein MKLSKLTTSHDHFLLSAKFFMSEDQLRDGFYYHQTYHDDLRRNRGGATKASNSFPADPSVHHQTDMLDSSLYLTSFTGFLHGSSDHNHSLSAAAFFGMSSPLSSSAKEELRAPGVDNINNQGYLGGGETPVTPNSSISASSTEAAAPGEELDSNKSQKLDTQAIKETAEDGEDMMSSKKEDNKSKKKGEKKQREPRFAFVTKSEIDQLEDGYRWRKYGQKAVKNSPYPRSYYRCTTPKCPVKKRVERSFQDPSTVVTTYEGQHNHHVPATLRGNVAAGMFSPAGSMLISPPPFLQEQQQVLLQMPYQVYMSNFGGGNVLVYDQHQEQQQIHHDLHVNSGHGLLQDIIPPTFPKQEF, from the exons ATGAAGCTGTCAAAATTAACCACCTCTCATGATCATTTCCTCCTCTCAGCAAAATTTTTCATGTCTGAAGATCAATTAAGAGATGGATTTTACTATCACCAAACATATCACGATGATCTCCGCCGTAACCGCGGCGGAGCCACCAAAGCTTCTAATTCATTTCCGGCAGATCCATCGGTTCATCATCAGACAGATATGCTCGATTCTTCTTTGTATTTAACTAGTTTCACCGGCTTTCTGCATGGATCTTCCGATCACAACCACTCGCTTTCTGCCGCCGCCTTCTTTGGCATGTCGTCGCCGCTGTCTTCTTCCGCGAAAGAAGAGCTGAGAGCGCCGGGAGTGGATAATATTAATAATCAAGGGTACTTGGGAGGCGGCGAAACCCCGGTCACACCCAATTCGTCGATTTCCGCCTCCTCCACCGaggcggcggcgccaggcgagGAACTAGATTCCAACAAGAGTCAAAAACTTGATACTCAAGCAATCAAAGAAACTGCCGAAGATGGAGAAGACATGATGAGCTCCAAGAAAGA GGATAACAAATCAAAGAAGAAAGGAGAGAAGAAGCAGAGGGAGCCTCGATTTGCTTTCGTGACCAAGAGTGAGATCGATCAATTGGAAGATGGATACAGATGGAGAAAATACGGACAAAAAGCCGTCAAGAACAGTCCTTATCCAAG AAGCTATTATAGATGCACGACCCCGAAATGTCCGGTGAAGAAACGCGTGGAGAGATCCTTCCAAGACCCTTCAACGGTGGTGACAACGTACGAAGGGCAACACAACCACCACGTCCCCGCCACCCTCCGAGGGAACGTGGCCGCCGGAATGTTTTCCCCAGCTGGCTCAATGCTCATAAGTCCGCCGCCATTCTTgcaagaacaacaacaagtgtTACTTCAAATGCCTTACCAAGTTTACATGAGCAATTTTGGCGGCGGAAACGTCCTTGTGTATGATCAGCATCAGGAGCAGCAGCAAATACATCATGATTTGCATGTTAATTCTGGGCATGGATTGTTGCAAGATATAATTCCTCCCACCTTTCCCAAACAAGAATTCTGA